The DNA region CCGATCATTGGCGATCTTTACCTAATAATAGCACAATTTAACAGATTTCAACACTACAGAACATATATAGAGAGATGATCAGATGAACATTGGCTTGCATGGACAATGAAGACATGAAATGGGGTTCCTTCTTACCACGCTGACAGTGGTCTACAGGAAATGAAAGGGTAGTTAATGTCTTGAAAATGATATCACCAAAGTCACCAAACTACAATAATATTCAAGAAGACTTCTCTCTAGCGTACACTAGCATTTTGTTGGTGCCAAGACTCTTAGTCATGATTTGATGGGAACGAGTACCAAGTACAATTTTCTTGTGTTGGGGCACAAGTAGCAGTAGTACTAACTGGTCAATGGTCATACAAAAGTACAGTTCAGTGTCAACAATACGAGGGCCCTACTCATGTACACAAGCCCTATATTCTTGAGCTCAAATTTACAAACTACTTGAGATCATACAGCAAGTCTGAAGCAAGTATGATGGAGTTTTGTTTTGCAGTAGCTCTAATCTTGAGTCTTACATTTTCAACCAAATTCCTAATATGCACTTCGCCAACTAGGCAGCCAAGCATGAGCAGATCACCAAGTAGGTTCGTGGATCAAGAGGAGTAAGGCGGAGTCACATGAAAATGAAACAGCTTATGATTTCTAATTCTAAGATTAGGGCTTATGCAGACTGTTTCTGTTTTCAAAATCCTTGGTGTCTACAGCCAAAGTTTATCTACGCACTCAAAATTTTTGCATCAACAGTGACCCTTTGGAACTGAGATTCTGTATTATCATACCACTGCAAGTAGAAACAAACGCATGTTCGATCACAAACCTAACACCCCAGACCACCTACACCACGTCGAACTGCTATGGTTCAAATCAGGTGGCTGTATTACTGCTAGATTATATCACAGGACTTCATTTATTGGGGCAAAAAAAAGTGACATGAACAGAAACTTGCTTCAGTCAAGATTGTACTGCATATTCAGCTTCACATGCAAAGGTAGTGTTCGATCCCCTTTCCAGCAGCTCGACGTAGCTACAGCTCACAACAATTTAATACAATAAAATGCAATGCACGCCAATCAGAAGCCATGTGATCATGCACAATCCTCTCCAATGAGGAGCAAATGACACCTGTTAAGCGAGATCATGCAAAGCCGAGGTAACTGTGGTATGACTCACTGAAGTTCTGACACCCGTCAACTGCAACAGAACAGCTAGTGTTTTTGTGGGGTTTATGGGCACGAGACTACCTCGAGCACTACGAAGAACGTGATCATGCCAAAATAACGATTTGAACACATCATGGGAGACAAAGACAAAAAAGCCTCCGCGTTTTGAGAGATTATCATCTTACCGTTGGAAAATGTGTAATCAGttcttgctcttctccttcATGCCGGAGTGCCGGAACCCATCCCACAGCTGTAACGCCGCGGATGCGGTCAGTTGGTTCTCAGATGCGgggtgcgccgccgccgccgccgccgcgtgacCGAACAAGAACGGGCCGTCCAGCCTCTGGAGCTGCTGGTGGTGATGGCCTGAAAAGTTAGACTGGGAATTGGACTGAAGGGTCCCCCTATTGGCACCCAAGAAACCCGAGGACATGGAGAAATTCAGGCTGTAGTCTCCGGCGGCGGGAGCCGAGGACGCCGCCAAAGCGTCCTGGCCGAGCGAGAAGTGAGGCATCTCGACGGGAGTGGTGAAGCTGAAGGACTGCGCCGGGACCATGCCGAACGGAGGCGCATTGCCGAACTTGATGGGGCCCGAGAAGGCGTGCGTCGACAGCCCGTGCGCACCTTTCCCCGGGTGCGCAATGCCGACGCagtcggcggcggccgccgcggagacGTTGGGCTGCTGCTGCCAGGACTGCTTGTGCTCGGAGGCGCTAATGGCGCCGGCCGACGCCACCCCGGTGAGCAGTTCGGTGAAGGACGCGGCTTGCGCCGAGGTGCTGGCCACGGTGACCTCCCTGTCCcgcgcggcggcagcggcgccccCGCGTCCGTCGGAGCGCGAAAGGGAGAGCTCGGAACCTTTGCTCGTCTCCGAGGGGCTGCTGCCCCCGGAGCTGCTCCCGTGCTGCTGCTTCACCTTGGTGGCATCCGCCTCGCCGGGCACGGGGATGGCCGCGAAGGCGGCGGTGTCGAGCGCCGGGAGCTTCTCGATGGCGTCGGAGGCGGCGTTGATGAGCCACTCGATGGCCTTGCTGGGCTGGTCGAAGCCCAGTCGGTCCTGCAGGTCGTAGAACTGGATGGCGGTGGGCACCGACAGGCGCACGCGGCGGTCGCGGATGCCCTTGGCCGTGTACACCTTGCTGTGCCGGTCCTTGCCCCCGCTGGCCCGCACGCGGTAGATCCGCGAGCCCGCCCCCGGGCCctgcggcagcggcagcggcagcgccggcggctgcccccacgccgccgccgcctccgcctcgctgcccctcacgccgccgccgcggccgcgcttGGCGCCCTGCTGCGACCGGCCGGGCGGcgccccgccccccgcccccgctGCAGCCCCGTCGCCCACGGCCTCCATGAACCCGTCCCGCCGCGAGCGCCGCTGCTCATACGCTTGCCCGCCCCGCGCGTGCTCGCCGCGAGAGGAATGCGGCGTCTTTatggaggagggggagggctcCTCCTCCTGGCGTCTGCCGGGGCGCGTTTCGGCTGCGGGCTGCTGGTGCTGGAATGCGGCAAGCCGGCAACGGCTGTGGCTGGCTGGGCTGTCCCCTCCGGCGTGCTCGTGTCGTGCGCGCCGGCCGCGTCggcccggctgctgctcgagcGCCGCGGGCGATCTTATCCCCACGCGCCTCCCCCCCCTCTGCCACGCCTGCCTAAACCGCCCGTACTCGTGCCACCTTTGCTTTGCTTGCCTCGGTGTGTTTTTTTGCCGGTTCTCTCCGGCTCCAGCTCCCGCACACACTGGCAACTGTGGTGGCGTGGCACTCACTGCCGCTAGCTGCCTAGCTACCTCACTCTCCCTGTCAGTCTCTCTCTCCTCACGCGCTGGGTGGGCGCTGCGGCGCGCGGCAGAAGCTGCTTGCTGTGCTCGGGCGGGCGGGCAGGCGCGCAGGCCAGGGCAGAGGGCAGCGGgagacagcggcggcggcaggctcTAGGGGGCCCGGCCCGGTGTCAGATCCGCCGTCTGCCGCGCTGCGCTGCCCGCGCGCAGCGCACTTGTCAGGTCGCCTCGCCCCTCCCGGCTCCCGCACCGCACTCTGTGCTCGGGGGACGGGGCGACGCCGTGGCCGTACGGCGTTTagtgccgtgccgtgcgcgaCGGCTCTAGTGTTTTTGCCACTTGCCCTTTCCTGCCCTGGCGCTTTCGGTGCTCGCGGCGGCAAAACTCAGGCGCGCCTCCGCCGATGATGTGGTGCCGTGCATACGGACGGCGAGCAATGATCGGAGATCCAGTCCTCCGGTCAATGATACGAGACTCGTGGCCCCTGTGGAGGGAAAAAAAAATGCACGGAGAGCCGGTTTTTCATCAACGAGAACACGGGATGCTACTTTGAAGTGAGTGTTTGGAGATCATTTGAGCATTCCTGACCAAGCTGCTAAGCATGGCGAATCGCAAACGGCACTTATTCCATCGTGCGCCGGGCGTATAGTTGGTTGTCGTCCATGTAGATGCATGCATACGGCAAAAGAGGCGTTGGGTTGCGTTGCGTGTTTCGTTTCGAGACTTCCTAGTCATGTCGCGAGATAGGCAGAGGTGCTCGAGCCGTAGATTTTCCAGCGAAAAGCAACTGTCGTTTTGTAGGGGGCCATTGTGGAATGCAGTTGGGCGAGTGCTTCTATTATATTCCATCGCATGCATTTCCAAGCCACAGGCAGCCTGCATGCACGGATAACGGTAAAGATTAGTGCTGTGACCTGATATAATTTTGTCTTCAGTTAGTGTCATCCCTAGTGAGCAATGGTCGGTGATCCATGATCCGAGGGCTGTGGTCCTTCTGGATGGGAAATGCACCGGGGGCAGTTTCGATTAAACAAAAAGTGAAATGCCACTCTGTAGTCAATGTTTAGAGACCATTCGAGCATTCCTAAGCTGCTAAGCATGAGGTGTAACTGACAGCACTCATTCTGCCATACGTCACGCGTAAAACTGGTTGTCGTCCATGTAGATGTACATGACAAGAGAACATGAAAGGATCTGAGCTGTATATTTTCCAGCAAGAACAATTGTCGCTACGCGTGCGCAACACTTCTGTCACCACTTAGTTTAGGCATATCGAGCAAGAGGAGGTGCATCATGTTTTCTTCCACTACATGCGTTGTCGAATAGTACTGATGGTACCTACACATGCTAACAAAGTGTAGGTTCACGCAGAACTAGCACACGCCAGTTGTGTTTTCATCTACTGATACACACTAACCACGGATGCTATTATGAATCTATGAAAACCAAGATATAAGAAAGAAAATTTCTTTTTTCCAACGTgaagaaagaaaaataaaagaaagttTCTTTCTCGTGTAAAAGATGTACTCAAAAGTTGTACCGTTACCCAGGTCAAATGCAAGTCCTAGATAAAAACAATTTTGTGTAATTACATGGGAGATCAATGTGGGTAGCGAAACGGATGAGCTTCTACCTGATGTTCGGTAGCGCGACCATCGACCGAGAAATTCAGAACCCCATTTCCATGCAAGTGTCCAATTGATGAATCGTGGGTACAATGCCCAGGTCCTCCGTCCTCCTCTCCCGTCCCCTGCTGCCCAATAAATTCCACATCTGGTACTGCAGGCTCGCAGCGGGGCGCAAGGCCCTTTGGGTTCCGCGTCCTTAACGGCGGGGTTGGCGCCGGCGCGGGCTCCCAATAATTGTCGCCGCCCCGTGCTGGGGCGGGTGGCTGCCGACGGCGACCTGGCGGGCCGGCGAGGAACGGAGGGAGGCCGGGAGGCGCCTGACATCTGATCTCCCTCTCTgaccgcgcgcctgcgccggccGGGGAAAGGATGACGGCGGCAGGCACGAGATGGCCTGACGGGCAAGCTGCACATGTCGATTCAGACCGGCAGAGAGCCCTGTCCCCCTGCATTGATGTGACAGTCGTCTCCGAGCCTGCAGGCTGCAGTGCTCAGCTGGCGTGTGATGTGACCATCGATCTCCATCAAGTTTTCGTCGAGTATAAAATACGGGGAGGTTAGCAGCACAAGAAATTCGTTTTCAGGTGAGGTCAAAGATTGTTTATTGTGAAGAACGCAAGGGTTTTGctaagagaaaaaaaagaagagagagagagagagagagagagagagggatgtcagATTCAGAAAAGGAGAGGAGGAAAGGTTTGTGGGGTTGTCAGTTCAGCAGCGGCGCGGCGCATGCATGGCGCCACTTTCCTTGTAAAAAGGGTCATGCCTCGAATCTCCCAAGGGAAGGAACTTTGTTGCATTTGCATTTGGCAGGCAGGGATAACAAACCCTATCGATCTACTCCAACGCTGGCGTGACTGTAAAACCCTGGAAGCAAAAGCAGCTAGTGCAATtttttacactctctccatcacatcaattttgggacacatgcatggagcagtaaatgtatgtaaaaaaaataactaattgcacagtttaattgtacatcacgagacgaatcttttaaacctagttagtccatgattagataaaatttgtcaaatacaaatgaAAGTGCTACAGTAGCACTGTTGCAAGTTGCTTGcaatctaaacaggccctaggCGGTAGTGGATTGGAGCGCAATGATGGGAAAAAATGCAGGAAACGATGTGCTACGGTTATATTGCCCCACGAAACTGTACAGATATTCAAGCCCGTGTTAATTAACCGCTATGGCCTCCGTTAAAATACAAAGCACATTTATTTTGAGCTTATATACTTTGAACAAATTTAGCTGAACTTATATGTGTTGCTATCACACTGTATTAGTTTTCTAGACTTTATAGAAAAACCATTTGCGAAAGTTCTAACTTTAATAATCGAGCAAAAACAAAGCACGCCTCATGTTCTAGAATCGGTGGAAGCAGCCTAGAGGGGGGCGACCATGGATGGATGGAAAGAAGAGCTCCGTggccggcgccgcggccgccagCCTGCCGGAGGAAAGGAGGCCAGGCAAGCCGGCCGCGCCGTAACGGAGAAGGATTAACCAGCTCGTCGCTTAAACAAATCCCGGGAAAGGTTCAGCCTGCGCGCTCGCGCTTTGCATCACGCAGCAAATCCTAGTAGTTTAATCACGAGCGATCCATCCTCAGTACGCTAGAGACTAGTTTAATCGACCATGTCGCGATGCGCCGTACGGCCCGTGTGAaaatgcgccgccgccgccgattgGCCAGCCCCCGGCCGCTTGTCCGGCCGCCATTGGCCGTGCCGGGCGACACGTTTCGGCCGGGGACGCGCGCGTCAGCTCGATCGAGCGCCGGCCGGAGTGTGGCCTCCCTGGGGATCGCCAGGCAGCCTGGACGGACCGATCTGATGAAGAGGCCCGTCGACGTTTCGGCAGGAGATGCCATCGATCAATCATGGCGGCATGGGCCAGGCACTGTACGGCGCCGATCGAGCTGGGAACAAGAGGTGGTAGCTAGCCACCACGGCAGCAGTAGTGGCGGCAGCCTTGTTCGTGTCTCGATCTGGACGCACGCACGACGCTGCTTGAGAGATCAAAATATCCCCTTTTCCTAGCTCGTTAGTCAGAGGTATACATGCGTCATTAATCTTCTGATAGGGACGCCGCGTAGTTGATTCATACCAGTCGAGGCGAATTGGGATATTCTTTGGCCGGGTTCTTTTCACTTGAGACTCTGAGGGCTGAGGCCTGTCTGAACTGAACTGGCAACACCCAACACCATGATTATCCATACCCAAACCAGAAAAGAAGACAATGATGTCTACCACGACGGAACAGCTAGTCTACTACTATTCCCGGTCACtgaaagaggaagaagaaagggttAGGTGATGGATGGATCAAGCACACACACGACACAGTCACGCGGAGAGAGACGTGGATGGAAAAGGGCCTGTGATTCTCACGTACAGCACTTGcgcagcaagcgcgtgcgttgCGGCTGGCAACTAGCAAGTCGCGCGACGCCGCCCTGATAGAGCACGGGATGGGGAGCTCCCTTTCTATCTTATCATGATCAGGATTCAGGCCAAAGTCGAGCGAGCTGGGTGTCACATCCGCGAGAAGAGGACGGAGCACTCGCATAGCCGCATTGTACCCTCGCGTTTGTTCGTTCGCATGTGGTCGCCATCGCGTTGCTCGAATCACCCAACCACGGGTCATTCGATCAAAAGCACGGAAGCCCGCACGTCGTCAAAGCAAATGAATGATCGTGCTGCTGGGCTCGCTCGAGCGTTGGTGCCGCGTCCGTCGCCGATGGGCGCTCACGCGCCTGCGAGATGCGACCTTCACGGCTCGCTCGCGGGGCCATCATCTCGTGCTGAGTGATGCCATCAGCCTCGCAGTGATCTTCAGGATCGCTGCAATGCAACCCTTTCGGAAGGCTTGGATTCCATGGGTAGCAAGCGCAGCGAATTAAATCCAGTGATGGAGAGGACCAGAAGTGCACCGTATAAATGTTATTGTGGCGCAAGAAAGCGAGCTTCAGAGTTCATTTCTGACAGCCGAGGCTTCCAAATGTTAATAAGGCTACTGACGGGATTAGTGTTAGATAAACAATAAACAATACCAGTATTTCTGTTTCCTCCATGCTGACAGGAACACGAGGAATCCTGCAGGCGTTGTTCTAGATGCACAACAGATGCGTCGTAACTTTCTATGAACTCCATGGTGTGGTGTATACTGTCGATTTTCATCTGGGCTTAACCCGGCACATCGTCTGACTTGTTTCAGATAAGAGTTTTGCCTAACAAGGGACCTAATGTATGTTAGCTTACAGCCTTCCGCACAGATACAGGTTCCTTAGTTATTGCTGTTTTTCCGGTTCCACGACAGGCAATTAGGGTCACCTTGCGGCCTGCAAGTAAATCAAATACAAGAGGAGTTATCAAGCTTAACATGAAAAATTGTCTACACGCACCAATGCAATGTCTGTGTGTTAGGTTCTTATGAACAAGAACAGCTAAAAAAAAATGGGACCTTATTGTTTACCTTGGGTACTTCACATGGATCAGAGCAAAGAGGATTGACATGAAGATGCTCATCGAACCGGTGACAATATAAGCATATCCAAGGAAGTCATTCTTGCCACCTAACCAGGATGCTGTCGAAAGAACTATGCTTTTCTTTCCACCAAAAGTGTAGGTGTTGTAATTATTTCTTATGAGTATGGTCATGGTCTCATCAACTCGTAAATCCTCTTCTATCACACCATAGAGCTTCCGAAATTTGGGAAGAGCAGAAGTACGCATCCACACAATAAGATCTTCCTGCTCACTCAGCTGACAAAAAAGATGTAATTGTTCAGCTAACTTAAACAGAACCAGCAATTTGAGAATGTATTGACTAAACGGAAACTGCACAATGTGCAATCTTATGAGTAACTGAGCATTGAGCAACCTATCAACAATACTTAGTTTATCACGGTACTCACTGGGACAGTAGGATCGAGTTTTCCGCCTCCAATGAAGCTTCCATTCTGAAAGTTGCAAGGAAatacatttttgccaaacttatGCTCCCGATCGCTCTTCCATGAAATATTTTTCCTGTTGACCTTTATTTCCTTGGACCCATAAGTAAAATCATAAGTATCATTGAATAAGCTCCAGGCAATCAAGCCGCAGGGAACAATTGGAAAACCATTATCATCCCATTGAATGGGACTGCATGATTCAGCAGTGTATTTCGCCCCAAAGCGCAGCTGTTTATCACTTCTACTCTTGACATACCTGTTAAGCATTGGTAAATTTGGGATTGTGCCAATTTGCAATGGAAGGAAAATAGTTCTTCCAAAAAAGAAAGATAAAATGATCATGAAACTAAATAAACAATTATAACTACCTGCGATGATTCTGGTAGAAGTTCTCAAGTTCATAATAAACATAAATTGGTGCTCTCATATGATCCAGAACCTACAAATGTACATGCTCAGCATTTATGTGGCGGCAGTTAAATATCAATTCAAAATTATAGAACATAGGCAGAACAATGAATACACACTCCTGGTGCAGTCTCAGTGCGCCAAGCTGAGCTCAGGAATTTTAGTTATACAAATCACACAGATGAAGAAACATAGTCTGCAGAAAGTAGATAAGATAAAGATAAGCTCTGCTATGATCACACAACGAACTACCTTCACTTCCAGAGTACAGTTCTTTGAAATTGAGCTGTCCTTAATATAAGCTTGCTCATTTCCTCTGTAAGCATTGGGCACACAGTCAGCATCATAACGGCGACTGATTTCTGCAACCTGCAGAACCAGAATAATGAGTGCATCATTTCATACTTAGTGATATGCAAATTAAAGGAGATACCAGCATCTACAAGAGGGTCCAGAACAGTTACATGATTTGAAGTCTGTAGGCAAAACAGCCCAAAAGGAACGAAAATGATTCCAATAATCAAGAACGTGGCTATCAGCTGAAATGAGTGGAAGTGTAAACCGCATCAATTGATGCCATGAATAAAACTGTCTGTACCAAATCTGTCAATAGGATTAGAGGCAACTTACACATCCAGGTGTCATTGCTGGCTTCCAAGCTGGGAGATTCTGCTGGGTGAACCTATAGTAAACTGCAAAACCAACATGATCAACTCTATAGCGTAATAAAGTAAAACGACGCTACAATACACAACAAGGAGTGAAAACACATATAATCTGAATTCTGGAAGTCTGTAAATGAAATCCGCCATATAATCTTATTCAGTACACGTACCAAATTCAGTTATTGCCAGTCACAAAAAAGTTAATACAAAAAATCTGCCTAAATTTGCATCAGTGCTGTGTTCCACACAATTTCGAGGAATAATACTGATCACGAGTCCTACTCATGTAAACTGCTGGTTAACATTATGCCATACATGATGCTGGCTACAGTTAGTGCTTTGAGAAATACTCACAAAATGTATCAATGTAACCTTGCATTAGCATGCCCACACCTCAAACACACTCGAAGAAATGAAATGTAATGCCTAGAGAGAACAAATACGCCAAAGGAACGAAACAAGCAACCTCCGTAACACGTAAACCAGATAAACAGGAGCGGCTGCAATTTCACGCTCCAATTCAGCGTTTGTGCGAGCTCATGATCGCGCAGAGCTACTAATCCTAGAATCTGAGACCACCTCCCGCAGACCACACTGCTCATGAGAGTCAAAACCTAGAGGGGACCAGCGAATCGAGGCGAGTTTGGTCGTCAGAGCGTGACTCACCTCCCGATCTCGCCTGCGGGAaggcgcgcctcgccgcgccaccgGACGCGGAGGTGCTCGCTTCGTCCATCCCCTTGCCTGCGACCGTGCTCGCGGCACAAGCCCCCGCCAGCAGCTCGCCGGAGCCCGTGCTCCGCAGCCCGACCCGCCGCGGGATCcgaccagaggaagaagagtggaGAAAGATTGTCAGACGGAATAGTCCACTCGTTGCTGAATGAAAAGGACGCCGTGGGCCCACCGAATCCTTGTAGGCCTAACTAATTCATGTGGGCCTCATGGGCCGAATTCCCGGGGGCTCGAATTTGACGGCGTGAGGTGTGACTAACGATCG from Panicum hallii strain FIL2 chromosome 9, PHallii_v3.1, whole genome shotgun sequence includes:
- the LOC112875924 gene encoding transcription factor PCF6-like is translated as MEAVGDGAAAGAGGGAPPGRSQQGAKRGRGGGVRGSEAEAAAAWGQPPALPLPLPQGPGAGSRIYRVRASGGKDRHSKVYTAKGIRDRRVRLSVPTAIQFYDLQDRLGFDQPSKAIEWLINAASDAIEKLPALDTAAFAAIPVPGEADATKVKQQHGSSSGGSSPSETSKGSELSLSRSDGRGGAAAAARDREVTVASTSAQAASFTELLTGVASAGAISASEHKQSWQQQPNVSAAAAADCVGIAHPGKGAHGLSTHAFSGPIKFGNAPPFGMVPAQSFSFTTPVEMPHFSLGQDALAASSAPAAGDYSLNFSMSSGFLGANRGTLQSNSQSNFSGHHHQQLQRLDGPFLFGHAAAAAAAHPASENQLTASAALQLWDGFRHSGMKEKSKN
- the LOC112874434 gene encoding putative ALA-interacting subunit 2; this translates as MDEASTSASGGAARRAFPQARSGVYYRFTQQNLPAWKPAMTPGCLIATFLIIGIIFVPFGLFCLQTSNHVAEISRRYDADCVPNAYRGNEQAYIKDSSISKNCTLEVKVLDHMRAPIYVYYELENFYQNHRRYVKSRSDKQLRFGAKYTAESCSPIQWDDNGFPIVPCGLIAWSLFNDTYDFTYGSKEIKVNRKNISWKSDREHKFGKNVFPCNFQNGSFIGGGKLDPTVPLSEQEDLIVWMRTSALPKFRKLYGVIEEDLRVDETMTILIRNNYNTYTFGGKKSIVLSTASWLGGKNDFLGYAYIVTGSMSIFMSILFALIHVKYPRPQGDPNCLSWNRKNSNN